The following nucleotide sequence is from Campylobacter coli 76339.
TACCACCTGAAATGGGAGCAATGCAAGATATAGTTAAAGTTATAGGCGTTGGTAGTAAAAAAGTCAAAAAAGAAATGAAAATTAAAGATGCTAAAAATGCTCTTAAAAATGAAGCTGGAGAGAAAATTTTAGATCAAGAAAGTATCAAAAGTGAAGCTTTAAAAAGAGCAGAAAATGAAGGAATTATTTTTATAGATGAGATTGATAAAATTGCAGTTTCAAGCGGAAATTCAAATCGTCAAGATCCAAGCAAAGAGGGTGTGCAAAGAGATTTACTTCCTATAGTTGAAGGCTCAAGTGTGCAAACAAAAATCGGCACTTTAAAAACTGATCATATCCTTTTTATAGCAGCAGGAGCTTTCCATCTTAGCAAACCAAGCGATTTAATCCCTGAACTTCAAGGTCGCTTCCCTTTAAGAGTGGAGCTAGATAGTCTTGATGATAAAGCACTTTATGAAATTTTAACACGCCCTAAAAATTCACTTTTAAAACAATACGAACAACTTTTAAAAACTGAAAATTTAGAACTTGAATTTGATGACGAAGCGATCAAAGAGATTGCAAAAATTGCCTCTAAGGCCAATGAAGAAATGCAAGATATAGGCGCTAGACGCTTGCATACGGTTATAGAAAAATTGCTTGAAGATCTAAGTTTTGAAGCAGATGAATATGCGGGTAAAAAATTCGTAGTTGATAAAAAAATGGTAGAAGAAAAACTCGGAGATATTATAGAAAATAAAGATCTTGCAAGGTATATTTTGTGAAAAGTGGCTTTGTTAGCATTATAGGGCGTACCAATGCAGGGAAAAGTACTCTTATTAATTCCTTACTAGAAGAAAAAATCGCCCTAGTTTCGCACAAACAAAACGCCACAAGGCGTAAAATCAAAGCCATAGTCATGAACGGTGAAGATCAGATCATCTTTATAGATACACCTGGTCTTCATGAAAGCAAAGCAACGCTTAATCAATTTCTTATCCAAAGCGCTATAAAATCTATGGGTGATTGTGATGTCATCTTGTTTGTTGCTAGTATTTTTGACAGTGTAAAAGATTATGAAAATTTCCTAAGCTTAAATCCTAAAGTTCCTCATATCATCGTTCTCAACAAAGTAGATCTAGCTGACAATGGCGCACTTTTAAAAAAACTCAACGAATATGCAAAATTCAGTGAGCATTTTAAGGCTATCTTGCCTTATTCTTTCAAGAAAAAGAGTTATCAAAAACCGCTACTAAACGAGCTATGTAAGCTCTTGCCTGAACATGAGCATTTTTACGATAGCGAATTTTTAACTCCTAGTTCTCAAAAGGATATTTTTAGAGATTTCATACTTGAAAGTGTTTATGAAAATTTAAGCGAAGAATTGCCTTATTCTTGCGAAATTATGATAAAAAACACCAAAGAAACACCCAATCTTTTTATCATCGATGCACAAATCATCACCGATACAAATTCTCATAAAGCTATGCTTATAGGAAAAGATGGAACGACACTTAAAAGAATAGGCAAAGATGCAAGATTTAAGATCTCAAAACTCATTCAAAATAAAGTACTTTTAAAGCTTTTTGTCGTTGTAAAGAAAAATTGGCAAAAAGATGAAGTTTTTCTTAAAAAAATCCTAAATTATGAAGAATAAAGCTCATTTCATAAGTTTTGAAAATCTTATCTATAAACAAAAAAATGGCAATTTTGAAGAAGACAACCTTTTTAAAGAACTAACAAAAGAGTGTGATCTTCAAAATCCTTTTGAATATCAATTGGCTTTTTTAAAGCGAGATCAAATCTATCATTGCTTTTTAACTTGGGCTGCAAAACTACCTAAAACCAAATTTTGCTTCCCCGAACCTCTCATCTTTCAAAGCTTATTTTTAGAAAATAAAATAAAAGAAGAGAATTTTTGCATCTTAGAAATAAGCTCAAAAAAAGTATTTTTGTGTTTTTACGAGCAAGGCAAATTTAAAACCTTTAAAACACTCAATTTCTATGATAATGTAGAAGAATTTATAAATCAAAGTCGTATTTTAGAACTTTTACAACATTATGAAAGTAAAATGCTACTAAGCGTAAAAGCTCATGAAATTATCGATCTTATAAGCACGAAGGCAAAACTTCCTTTGAAAATAATTCAAGAAGATAAAATCGCACTTTCAAATCACAGTATTCATCACCTTGATAAAAATGCCAATTTCATCAAGTATTATCAAAAACATCTTCCTTGGTATTTCAAATTTATCTTTTTATTTGCTCTAAGTTTTATAATTAATATTGGAATTTTATCATTAATTGATTTTACGCAGTATCGAAGTGCTAAAAAAGCACACTTGCAAAATGAAATTTCACAAAATAAAATCTATGAAATTCAAGAAAATCAAAATCAAAAACTTAAGGCCAATATAGAAAAACTTCAACTAGAAATTCAAGCCCAAGATCTTTTATTAGAAAAATACTCTGAGCAATTGTCTAAAATTACGCAAAATTTTAAAGCTGATAAAAATACAAATTCGATTTTAACAAAGACTATCGCATGGTTAAATGAATATTCTTTAAGAATTACTGATCTTATGATAGATAAAACCTTTATCACTATAAAATTTAGCAATAAAGAGGATTTTAATAAAGCTCTTCAATTTACAAGTACTCAATTTAACCTCATCTCGCAAGATAAATCCTTGCATGAAATCACCTTAAGAGCATTACAATGAATCAAATTGAACAATTTTTAGAAAATCTAAGCCCTAGAGAAAAAATTTTAATCTATCTTGCAAGCATACTCTTAGCAGTATTACTATCCTTTCATTTTTACCATTTTTACTTAAAAAGCTTTTTTAATTATGAGTTTTTTATCCAAAACGATGAAGTAAATAAAATCGCCATGATAAACCAAGATTTAAACCGACAAATAAAACAACTTGAAGAAGAGCTTATTACTATCCAAGATAAAATAAAAAGCTATGAAAATCATCTTAGTACCTTCAATAAAGACTATGAAACATATATTAAAAATTTACAAAATCTAGTCCTTAAAAACAATCTTCATATCTCTAATATATCAAGATTACAATCAGAAGAAAATTCTTATCATAAAATTTCAGTCGATATTTTGGGTGATTTCAATCCAATACTTTCTTTTATACAAGATATTGAAAATTCAAATTTACACTATAAAATTCAAAAATTTGAAATTGATAATACATCAAGCTTGAATCTTCACTTAAAACTAGTGCTTTCTTTTATTGCCCTAGCAGAAAATAAAAACTAAAACAAATACTATAGCTTTTTATCTATAAAAGCTATAATTTTATTTTGATAAAAAGATTTATAAAATAGCATAAATTAAAAGGAAAAAAATGAATATTCATAAAACAAGAGTTGAAAAAATCAGACAATTTATGACAAAAGAAAAACTTGACGCTTATTTGATCTTAAGTGCTGATCCACATTTAAATGAGTATTTGCCTAGTTTTTATCAAAGCAGAGCGTTTGTGAGCGGTTTTAAAGGCTCTGCTGGAAGCTTGATCATCACTCTTCAAGATACTTTTTTGTGGACAGATGGAAGATACTGGATTCAAGCACAAAAGGAATTAGAAGGTAGTGGCATACTTTTACAAAAACAAGATGCAAATAATACCTTTTTAAAATGGCTAAAAGAAAATTTAAATGAGAAGCAAAATTTAGGTATAGATTTTTCAGTTTTATCCTTATCTTTGCAAAAAGAAATACAAAAAAACTGTAAAGCCGAGCTAAAAAATATCGATTTAATTAGCCCTATTTGGGAAAATCGTCCTGCACTACCCAAAAATAAAGTTTATGAACACGAATTAGAATATTGCTCCTATTCTAGAAAAGAAAAACTATCATTAGTGCGTGAAAAAATGGCTGAACTACAAGCACAAAATCATCTTATTTCCAGTCTTGATGATATAGCTTGGATTACCAATTTAAGAGGAAGTGATGTAAACTACAATCCTGTATTTTTAAGTCATTTGCTGATCTTGAAAGAAAAAGCTTTGCTTTTTATAGATAGGAAAAAAATTGATTTTGAACTTGAAAAAAAATTAAATCTCGATGGAATTTGGCTTAAGGATTATAATGAAATTCAAAATGAACTTACAAAACTCCAAAACACAAATTTACTCATTGAGCCTTTAAAAACGACTGCTTTACTCATTGAAATTTTAGATAAAAGCGTTGAAATTTTAGAAGAAATTAATCCTAGCACCCATTTAAAAGCTATCAAAACAGATAAAGAAATCGCTCACATACAAAATGCTATGATAGAAGATGGGGTAGCTTTATGCAAATTCTTTGCTTGGCTTGAAGAAAATATCGAAAATAATACACAAATCAGTGAACTTGACATCGATACTAAAGTTACCGAATTTAGATCTCAAAGTCCTTATTATATAAGCAATAGTTTTGCCACTATAGCAGGATTTAACGCCAATGCAGCCTTGCCACATTATAAAGCTGAAAAAGAAAGCTTTTCTTATATTCAAAAAAATGGCTTATTGCTTATAGATTCGGGTGGGCAATATAAAAACGGCACCACGGACATTACTAGAGTTGTAGCTATAGGCGAATTAAACAAAGAACAAATTCATGATTATACCCTAGTTTTAAAAGCACATATAGCCATATCAAGTACTATTTTTCCAAAAGATATTGCCATGCCTTTACTTGATGCTATCACAAGGGCTCCTTTATGGCAAGAACAACTTGATTATGCACACGGAACCGGTCATGGAGTGGGTTATTTTTTAAATGTCCATGAAGGCCCACAAACTCTTTCTTATTTTAGCCCTGTGCTCGAAAAAACAAAGGCTAAAGAAGGTATGCTAACTTCTATAGAACCTGGAATTTATAAGACGGGAAAATGGGGCATTAGGCTTGAAAATTTAGTTGTTAATACAAAAATAGAAAATCCCAAAAACAAAGATTTTGGTGAATTTTTATATTTTAAACCCTTAACACTTTGTCCTTTTGAAATAAATTGTATCGATAAAACCCTACTAAACACCAAGGAAAAATCGTGGATTAATGCTTATCATAAAGAAGTTTATGAAAAACTCTCTCCTAAGCTTCGTGACAATCCAAAGGCTTTAAAATGGCTAAAAGAAAGAACTGAGGCGATTTAACTAAAAATTAAAATCTTAGAAAAATTAATATTGTATAAATTTAATTTTTCTAGTTCTTTTTTAAGCTATTAGTTTTACTTTCTGGCTTAAAATATCCAAGATCTATCATTTTTTGATAAATCTTTGCTGTAGCAACACCTGAAGTTATAGTTCTTCCGCTGTGTTCTACTAAAACAGTAACCACATAACGCGGTTTAGAATAAGGCGCATAAGAAGTCACCCAAGCATGCGATCTCGTATAATACTTAAGCTGCTTTTCATCAACTCTATTTTTATCAGCTTGAGAAAAACCTACCACCTGTGCAGTTCCTGTTTTAGCAGCAACCTTTACTTCTAAATTATGCAAATAATGATAAGAAGTACCGCCTTGCTCATTGGCAACCGCATACATTGCATCTCTTATATAAGGAAGTTGACTTTTTTCAAAAAGGGTAAAAATTTCATTATTTTCTTGCATTTGATTTTCTGCAATACTATTATTATTTTCTATACTTTTTAGGAAATGAGGGATAACTTCAGCGCCTTTTGCGATTTGAGCTGTATATCTAGCAATCTGCATAGGTGTTGCCAAGAAATTTCCTTGCCCTATAGATGTATTTAAAGTATCACCTCGAAACCAAGCTTGCTTATATCTTTGCATTTTCCATTCTCTACTTGGCAAGATCCCTACAAATTCATTAGGCAAATCCACACCGGTTTTAGCTCCAAAACCTATGCGTGATAAAGTGCTACTTATTTGATCAATGCCCACTTGTAAACTTCCATCATAAAAATAAACATCACAACTTGATTTTATCGCGTGTTTCAAATCTACAGCCCCATGTCCTGCCCTATTCCAACAACGAAAAAATCTTCCTCCAAGCTCTATGCTCCCATTACAAAAAAACTGGGTTGAAGGATTGATACTTTTTGAATTTAAAAAAGATAGACCAACGCCCATTTTTACAACAGAACCTGGGGGATAGTATCCATTAATAAGTTTGTTTGTAAAAGGATGATCAAGATTGTTAGAAAGCTCATCCCATTCTTTGTAAGAAATTCCAGTTACAAAAGGATTTAAATCGTATTCAGGAAAACTTCCTGCTGCTAAAATAGAACCATCGTTAACATCCATAATGATCGCAGCACCTGCATTACCCTCAAAAAGTTGCGTTAAAAAGCTTTGGAGCTCTATATCTATGGTAAGCTCTATATCATTAGAAAGTGCTGAAGTATAGGAAAGTCGCTCTACTTCTTGATTTAAAGCATTAACCTTATAAATCTTAGTCCCTTTTTCTCCTTGTAAAACATCATTATAATACCGCTCTACTCCGCTCTTTCCTGTAAAATTAGTAAGTTTAGAAATTTCATTTTCTTTTATATCTTGCAAATCTGCTTTGCCTACATAACCTATAATATGAGAAGCTAACTTTCCAAAAGGATATTTTCTTTGCACAGTAGGATCTATGCGTATGTTTTGATTTAAATTGAGTTCTGAATAATGCTTCATCATTTCTTGAGAAGGTATAAAATCTATAATTTTAATAAAGTCTTGATTATAATAAGAATCATTTTTCTTATAAAGTTCAGCAAGCTTAGTAGTGTTTAAATCAGGAAAAAATTCTTGAAGCTGATTTAATTCTTTTTCTAATATACCTCTATTTGCTCTTTTCAAAGTCAAATAAGGCTTAATAGAAATACTAAAACCCAAATCATTAATCGCCAAAGGAGTGCCATTGCGATCTGAAATTTGACCACGAGTAGGAGCTATAAATTCAGTTTTTACAGCATTTTGCTTGGCAAGTTCTTCATAATACACATTTGATTTTATACTTAGATAATACACACGGCTTAATAAAAATATAAAAAACAGCAATATAAAGCCAACAACCAAACGCATCCTCATTAAAATTTACTCCTAAACAACACATAAGCAAACAAACACTCAAATGCAATCGATATCATATAGCCAAAACTTGGCATTATAAACTCTTGATCAGCTGCATAAGAAAAAATAATATCCAAAATAAAAATAAAAATATAAGCGCAAAGTACGAGTATAACAGGGATAACTTTTCCTATTTTAAAATTTGTCTTAATCCAATCTGCGCAAGTATAATAAAAAATAGCAAAGGCAAACCAAGAGGAAAATAGAAAAAAATCATAAGTTATATCTGTAAAAAATAAAAAGAACAAAGAAAAATACCAACGAAAATCAAGTTTGCTAAATGTCTTTTGTCTTTCCTCTAAAAGAAAATACATATAACAAAAAAATACACCATAAAGCAAAGGCATATAAAGAAAAACAGAACCTAGAATTTGATATAAAATACATAAAAAACCTAAAAAAACATAACTTCCATTAAGTTTTATCCTGTAAGTACTGATATTTTTTCGCATTTTACAAACCTAAAGTTTGTTTGATAATCTCATATTCTAAATCATCAAGTCCCATTTTATTTAAATTAGATATCAAAATGGCATCTTTAAAATTATTTTTGAGCTTGGCTTTTTCACTTTGATTAAGCTTATCGCATTTTGTAAAAACCTTTAACACCCTTTGATCAGGTCTTAAAAAGCTTTTTAAATACTCGTCCAAATTTAAATCAATATCCAAATTCGTATGTCTTGAATCAATCAAATGCACAAAGAGCTTAATCGAACTTCTTAATTTTAAAAATTCATCTAAATTTTTATTCCATATTTCTTTTAGATTTTTTGAAACTTTCGCATAACCAAAACCAGGTAAATCAATAAAATGAATACTGAATTTATCCTCATCTTTCTTACATAAAACCTCAAAAAAATTAATCAGTTGTGTTTTTCCAGGAGTAGCGGAGCTCTTAGCGAGTTTTTTTTGCTTACATAAGGAATTAATTAAAGAACTTTTTCCCACATTTGATCTTCCTAAAAATGCAACCTCGCTAAAATGAGATGCAAAATTTTTATCAAATTTATCTAAAGAGGTGATAAATTTAGCGCTTATTATCATTTTTGCTCTAAATCAAATATAAATCTCGCAGGCTTTTTGTCCTTGCTTTCAACACGATAAACATTATTTCGTTTATCCACTATTATCTTATCACCATAAAGCTTTTGATTGCTTTGAAGTTCATTAATATAAGCGTTTCCGTTGATTTCATAAATATCTTTAGCTACATTATAAATAAATTTATCTCCGCTTCCCTTATAGGTTTTTCCTTTTAAAACAATTTTAAATTTAGCATTTTGCATAGCTTCATAACGCGTAGGCTTGCGGTTTTTATCTGTATATATAATCACTTTTTCAGCAGTTAAAATATCATCGCCTCTTATGATCTCAACATTACCGCTGAGTACACTTTCACCCTTATTCTCATCTGAATAAAAATTTAAAGCCTTAACTTCGATCTGGCTAGCTAAAGACATACTCACACTTATTAAAAATAAAATTATCTTTCTAACCATGCATTTACTCCCTGAACTTGTAAAATTTTCTTTTCTACATCGTAGTTTAAAGTATTTCCGTTAACAATATTTCCACCCATTAAAGCTTTAAATCCTGTATCGGTGGTTAAAATTTTATTCTTAGGCTCGTATTCGACTTTATCGGCAAGAATTTTAGTATCGTTGGAGCCTATATAGGTTACATTGCCCTCAAACAAAACCCTATCCATTTCCTTGCCTTTAAGTTCTAATTTATTGGCGCTTAAATTAAAATCTAAATTTAAATTGACAAAATTATCAAACTCATCTTTGTCTGTATAGCGCGTCCAAGTTTGAGCTTTGTAATATGATTTTACATTACTTGTATTAAGCTCATAAGCGTTTAAATTTGAAGCTTCAATATTTTTAAAATTTAAAGCATAGGATTTAATATTTAAAGAATATGGATCTTGCAAGCTTAAAATTGTAAAAGTAATCGTAAAAAGCGCGATCAAAATTCCAAATATTCTTATAGCCAAAGCTTATCCCACTCTTCTTGCATATCGTTTTTCTTTATAATACATTCTATCATTTGAGCTACGGCTGCTTTACCGCCCTTTTTATCAAGTGTGATATCGACTTTTAAATCCTTGTGTGCATCCTTAGGCTTAAAACTAAGACCTACATGTTCGAGTAAATTTTTATCGTTAAAATAATCCCCTATAGCCGCACATTGAGAAAAATCCAAATTTAATTCTTCTAAAATTTTTTTAGCACAAGTCAATTTATCTTTAACACCCTGATGCACAATCTCTATTTTTAAATCTTTAGCACGAACACTCACGCAAGGACAGTTTCTTCCAGTAATAATAGCAATTTTTTTACCCAACTTAATCCAAGCTTCAATAGCTGCGCCATCTTTAACATCAAATTCTTTAATCACATTTCCACTAGAAGTATAGATGATCTTACCATCCGTAAGACAGCCATCTACATCTAAAAATATCAATTCTATCATTTTTACTCACGCACAACAAAAGCACCAGCAAATGCACCACTTGCTGCAAAATCCCTTGCTTCTTCTTCACTTCTAAATCCTGTCAAGAAAACGCGACTCAAGCCATCAACTGAACTTTTGCGTATAGTTGAAGAATAAGTTCTATAGGTTTTATATCTAGATGCTATAGTTTGAGCTCCCAATGGATTTTTAAACGCTCCAATTTGCACCATGAAATTTCCACCCTCATAAATCTGACCATTATTTGCAATTCCGCCACTGTTTCCATAATTTATATTAGAATGAACAACATTATTGCCTGAATTAGCCGAACCAAAACCTATAACCTCAAGTCTTACAGGTGCTGTTCCTGAAGCGATCATATCGATTTGACTCGCAGCACCCTTGGACAAATCAATAATTCTATTGTTCACAAAAGGACCTCTATCATTCACACGCACGGTAACTTGGCGGTTATTGTTTAGATTGGTTACTTTTAAAATAGTATTCATAGGTAAAGTTTTATGAGCTGCGGTTAAGCCATTTTGATTGTAAGTTTCACCATTTGAAGTTTTTTTACCATGAAAACCTGGCCCATACCAACTTGCTATACCATCTGCGGTTTCACCCACCGATACAACGGTTGGATAATAAGTCTTACCATTTATGGTATAAGGCTTCATGGTGCCTTTAGTTCCAGAGCCTGAAGGACTACTATGAAAATCATTACTTGGATAATAGATTTGCGCCGAGCCTCCGCTAGAAAAAAGCCCTCCAAAACACCCGCTAGAAAAAGTTGCAACTAAACTAGCGGCTAACAACTTTGGTAAAGTTTTCCTTAGATTTTGTTTTATAGCTTGCATTTTTATTCTCCTTGATAGGTATGATTAATTTTTGATTGATGCTTAAATGGTTTTTAGCAATTTTATTAAATTCTCGAATTTGCTCTACGCTAGTATTATATTTTTTAGCGATTTTATATAAAGAATCACCTGATTTTACTATATAAATTTTAGTCATAGGTATAGTTGTATCCACTTTTGCAAGTTTTTCAACCTTGAAATTTTTATCAAAAAAAGCTACTTTATTTAAAGGAATATACATATAATATCCCTTTCCTGGAGGGGTAAATCCGTGTTTAAAATGTGGATTGTATTTTTTAAAAGTTGCTAAATCCA
It contains:
- a CDS encoding 3-deoxy-D-manno-octulosonate 8-phosphate phosphatase, giving the protein MIELIFLDVDGCLTDGKIIYTSSGNVIKEFDVKDGAAIEAWIKLGKKIAIITGRNCPCVSVRAKDLKIEIVHQGVKDKLTCAKKILEELNLDFSQCAAIGDYFNDKNLLEHVGLSFKPKDAHKDLKVDITLDKKGGKAAVAQMIECIIKKNDMQEEWDKLWL
- a CDS encoding OstA family organic solvent tolerance protein, which gives rise to MVRKIILFLISVSMSLASQIEVKALNFYSDENKGESVLSGNVEIIRGDDILTAEKVIIYTDKNRKPTRYEAMQNAKFKIVLKGKTYKGSGDKFIYNVAKDIYEINGNAYINELQSNQKLYGDKIIVDKRNNVYRVESKDKKPARFIFDLEQK
- a CDS encoding Xaa-Pro aminopeptidase; this encodes MNIHKTRVEKIRQFMTKEKLDAYLILSADPHLNEYLPSFYQSRAFVSGFKGSAGSLIITLQDTFLWTDGRYWIQAQKELEGSGILLQKQDANNTFLKWLKENLNEKQNLGIDFSVLSLSLQKEIQKNCKAELKNIDLISPIWENRPALPKNKVYEHELEYCSYSRKEKLSLVREKMAELQAQNHLISSLDDIAWITNLRGSDVNYNPVFLSHLLILKEKALLFIDRKKIDFELEKKLNLDGIWLKDYNEIQNELTKLQNTNLLIEPLKTTALLIEILDKSVEILEEINPSTHLKAIKTDKEIAHIQNAMIEDGVALCKFFAWLEENIENNTQISELDIDTKVTEFRSQSPYYISNSFATIAGFNANAALPHYKAEKESFSYIQKNGLLLIDSGGQYKNGTTDITRVVAIGELNKEQIHDYTLVLKAHIAISSTIFPKDIAMPLLDAITRAPLWQEQLDYAHGTGHGVGYFLNVHEGPQTLSYFSPVLEKTKAKEGMLTSIEPGIYKTGKWGIRLENLVVNTKIENPKNKDFGEFLYFKPLTLCPFEINCIDKTLLNTKEKSWINAYHKEVYEKLSPKLRDNPKALKWLKERTEAI
- a CDS encoding Rare lipoprotein A precursor; the protein is MLAASLVATFSSGCFGGLFSSGGSAQIYYPSNDFHSSPSGSGTKGTMKPYTINGKTYYPTVVSVGETADGIASWYGPGFHGKKTSNGETYNQNGLTAAHKTLPMNTILKVTNLNNNRQVTVRVNDRGPFVNNRIIDLSKGAASQIDMIASGTAPVRLEVIGFGSANSGNNVVHSNINYGNSGGIANNGQIYEGGNFMVQIGAFKNPLGAQTIASRYKTYRTYSSTIRKSSVDGLSRVFLTGFRSEEEARDFAASGAFAGAFVVRE
- a CDS encoding Putative transmembrane protein; translation: MKNKAHFISFENLIYKQKNGNFEEDNLFKELTKECDLQNPFEYQLAFLKRDQIYHCFLTWAAKLPKTKFCFPEPLIFQSLFLENKIKEENFCILEISSKKVFLCFYEQGKFKTFKTLNFYDNVEEFINQSRILELLQHYESKMLLSVKAHEIIDLISTKAKLPLKIIQEDKIALSNHSIHHLDKNANFIKYYQKHLPWYFKFIFLFALSFIINIGILSLIDFTQYRSAKKAHLQNEISQNKIYEIQENQNQKLKANIEKLQLEIQAQDLLLEKYSEQLSKITQNFKADKNTNSILTKTIAWLNEYSLRITDLMIDKTFITIKFSNKEDFNKALQFTSTQFNLISQDKSLHEITLRALQ
- a CDS encoding Cell division protein FtsI [Peptidoglycan synthetase] is translated as MRMRLVVGFILLFFIFLLSRVYYLSIKSNVYYEELAKQNAVKTEFIAPTRGQISDRNGTPLAINDLGFSISIKPYLTLKRANRGILEKELNQLQEFFPDLNTTKLAELYKKNDSYYNQDFIKIIDFIPSQEMMKHYSELNLNQNIRIDPTVQRKYPFGKLASHIIGYVGKADLQDIKENEISKLTNFTGKSGVERYYNDVLQGEKGTKIYKVNALNQEVERLSYTSALSNDIELTIDIELQSFLTQLFEGNAGAAIIMDVNDGSILAAGSFPEYDLNPFVTGISYKEWDELSNNLDHPFTNKLINGYYPPGSVVKMGVGLSFLNSKSINPSTQFFCNGSIELGGRFFRCWNRAGHGAVDLKHAIKSSCDVYFYDGSLQVGIDQISSTLSRIGFGAKTGVDLPNEFVGILPSREWKMQRYKQAWFRGDTLNTSIGQGNFLATPMQIARYTAQIAKGAEVIPHFLKSIENNNSIAENQMQENNEIFTLFEKSQLPYIRDAMYAVANEQGGTSYHYLHNLEVKVAAKTGTAQVVGFSQADKNRVDEKQLKYYTRSHAWVTSYAPYSKPRYVVTVLVEHSGRTITSGVATAKIYQKMIDLGYFKPESKTNSLKKN
- a CDS encoding GTP-binding protein EngB; translated protein: MIISAKFITSLDKFDKNFASHFSEVAFLGRSNVGKSSLINSLCKQKKLAKSSATPGKTQLINFFEVLCKKDEDKFSIHFIDLPGFGYAKVSKNLKEIWNKNLDEFLKLRSSIKLFVHLIDSRHTNLDIDLNLDEYLKSFLRPDQRVLKVFTKCDKLNQSEKAKLKNNFKDAILISNLNKMGLDDLEYEIIKQTLGL
- a CDS encoding GTP-binding protein Era, whose translation is MKSGFVSIIGRTNAGKSTLINSLLEEKIALVSHKQNATRRKIKAIVMNGEDQIIFIDTPGLHESKATLNQFLIQSAIKSMGDCDVILFVASIFDSVKDYENFLSLNPKVPHIIVLNKVDLADNGALLKKLNEYAKFSEHFKAILPYSFKKKSYQKPLLNELCKLLPEHEHFYDSEFLTPSSQKDIFRDFILESVYENLSEELPYSCEIMIKNTKETPNLFIIDAQIITDTNSHKAMLIGKDGTTLKRIGKDARFKISKLIQNKVLLKLFVVVKKNWQKDEVFLKKILNYEE
- a CDS encoding Putative periplasmic protein, whose product is MNQIEQFLENLSPREKILIYLASILLAVLLSFHFYHFYLKSFFNYEFFIQNDEVNKIAMINQDLNRQIKQLEEELITIQDKIKSYENHLSTFNKDYETYIKNLQNLVLKNNLHISNISRLQSEENSYHKISVDILGDFNPILSFIQDIENSNLHYKIQKFEIDNTSSLNLHLKLVLSFIALAENKN
- a CDS encoding ATP-dependent hsl protease ATP-binding subunit HslU, with product MNLTPKEIVKFLDDYVIGQKKAKKIIAIALRNRYRRMQLSPELQDDIVPKNILMIGSTGVGKTEIARRLAKMMGFPFIKIEASKYTEVGFVGRDVESMVRDLANAALNLVKNEQREKNKDKIDEFIENKILEKLLPPLPKGISDEKQEEYKNSLEKMRTKLRNGDLDESVIEIEISQSMFDTNPNLPPEMGAMQDIVKVIGVGSKKVKKEMKIKDAKNALKNEAGEKILDQESIKSEALKRAENEGIIFIDEIDKIAVSSGNSNRQDPSKEGVQRDLLPIVEGSSVQTKIGTLKTDHILFIAAGAFHLSKPSDLIPELQGRFPLRVELDSLDDKALYEILTRPKNSLLKQYEQLLKTENLELEFDDEAIKEIAKIASKANEEMQDIGARRLHTVIEKLLEDLSFEADEYAGKKFVVDKKMVEEKLGDIIENKDLARYIL
- a CDS encoding membrane protein gives rise to the protein MRKNISTYRIKLNGSYVFLGFLCILYQILGSVFLYMPLLYGVFFCYMYFLLEERQKTFSKLDFRWYFSLFFLFFTDITYDFFLFSSWFAFAIFYYTCADWIKTNFKIGKVIPVILVLCAYIFIFILDIIFSYAADQEFIMPSFGYMISIAFECLFAYVLFRSKF